From a region of the Pogona vitticeps strain Pit_001003342236 chromosome 7, PviZW2.1, whole genome shotgun sequence genome:
- the EXOSC10 gene encoding exosome complex component 10: MEAAGPEGSLGGPAGAPAMEADKAEVVLPGFKDADSFVKHALGTVVSATKASSGLPQPGDEYDFYRSFPGFQAYCETQGDRLLHCMSRVMQYHGCRSHLRDHSKVTELEDKFDLLVDANDAILERVGILLDEASGVNKNQQPILPSGLQPPKTIISSWNRKSSEGGKQSRRETFRLLHAKNILRPQLRFREKVDNANTPFVPKLFVKPNALKPLPEVLSKSRRERKERPEDLDVPPALADFLHQQRTQQSEQDMFAHPYQYELEHFSPPAELLEKPQVQMFRPLAETPCRFISTLDDLVELNEKLSTCKEFAVDLEHHSYRSFLGLTCLIQISTRTEDFIIDALELRGDLYILNEPFTDPKIVKVLHGADSDVEWLQRDFGLYLVNVFDTHQAARMLNLGRHSLDHLLKLYCGVEANKQYQLADWRIRPLPEEMAHYAREDTHYLLYIYDRVREELWERANGQPAQLQGVWQRSTTICLKKYIKPIFTEDSYLDLYRKQKKHLNTQQLTAFRLLFAWRDKMARQEDESTGYVLPNHMLLKVSEELPKEPQGIIACCNPVPPLVRQQINELHLLIQQAREMPLLKSEVAVGVKRRGPLRKTEKPENHLFGPHDASHVPEAEKLNHSPPVPGPTLECASLFSESERETDQTDGLQGSLLLRASISIFNEPERRGEEGEESLTVPQRKARRIMESFENPFRMYLPAEESSAHVSQSAKSDPSSKIYEISNRWKLLSQAQLQRGTRKEAAKKKPLQQPVAAEKERKEEAATAVSVRQMVALEQVGRKREKGESDSGTETPKQERKKAKPSQHLEEPETPKTFTPFDYSKSDLRGFAESSKPKASSQFDPAKQIHTGKKGAGKVQQPPGSQSMSYVTGKSSRGFRHNWPKR, translated from the exons ATGGAGGCGGCGGGACCGGAGGGGAGCCTCGGAGGCCCCGCCGGGGCGCCGGCGATGGAGGCGGACAAGGCGGAGGTGGTGTTGCCCGGATTTAAGGACGCCGATTCCTTCGTGAAG CATGCCCTTGGGACCGTGGTGTCAGCCACCAAAGCTTCCAGTGGCCTCCCTCAGCCGGGAGACGAGTACGACTTCTACCGGAGCTTCCCTGGCTTCCAGGCCTACTGTGAAACGCAAGGAGACCGGCTGCTTCACTG CATGAGTAGAGTGATGCAGTACCATGGATGCCGCAGCCACCTCAGAGACCACAGCAAGGTGACGGAGCTAGAGGACAAATTTGATCTGCTGGTGGATGCCAACGATGCCATTCTAGAAAGAGTG GGCATCCTCTTAGACGAAGCATCAGGTGTGAATAAGAACCAGCAACCGATCCTTCCATCAGGCCTGCAGCCTCCCAAGACCATCATCTCCAGCTGGAACCGCAAG AGCAGCGAGGGGGGCAAGCAGAGTCGACGGGAGACGTTCCGCCTGCTTCACGCCAAGAATATCCTCCGGCCCCAGCTCCGGTTTCGTGAGAAGGTGGATAATGCCAACACCCCTTTTGTCCCCAAGCTCTTCGTCAAGCCCAACGCTCTGAAGCCCCTGCCTGAAG TGCTCTCGAAAAGCCGGCGGGAACGGAAGGAGCGGCCCGAAGATCTGGACGTCCCCCCTGCCTTGGCGGATTTTCTCCATCAACAGAGAACCCAACAGTCGGAGCAAGACAT GTTTGCTCACCCGTACCAGTATGAACTTGAGCATTTTTCACCGCCGGCAGAACTGCTCGAAAAACCACAAGTCCAG ATGTTCAGGCCTCTCGCAGAAACGCCCTGCCGTTTTATTTCCACCTTGGACGACCTGGTGGAGCTGAATGAGAAGCTGAGCACTTGTAAGGAATTTGCTGTGGATTTAGAG CACCATTCCTATCGGAGCTTCCTGGGCTTGACGTGCCTGATCCAGATTTCCACCCGCACCGAGGATTTCATCATTGATGCCTTAGAGCTGCGTGGCGACCTCTATATCTTGAACGAGCCGTTCACAGACCCCAAGATTGTCAAG GTCTTGCATGGGGCGGATTCGGACGTGGAGTGGCTCCAGAGGGACTTCGGCCTCTATCTGGTGAACGTCTTCGACACCCACCAGGCCGCCCGGATGCTCAACCTCGGCCGACACTCCCTGGACCACCTGCTGAAGCTCTATTGCGGGGTGGAGGCCAACAAGCAGTACCAGCTGGCCGACTGGAGGATACG tcCCCTTCCAGAAGAGATGGCCCACTACGCCCGGGAGGATACCCATTATTTGCTGTACATCTACGACCGAGTCAGAGAGGAGCTGTGGGAAAGAGCCAACGGGCAGCCAGCTCAGCTCCAGGGGGTCTGGCAGCGAAGTACAACCATCTGCTTGaag AAATACATCAAGCCCATCTTCACGGAAGATTCCTACCTGGATCTCTACCGCAAACAGAAGAAGCACCTCAACACCCAGCAGCTAACAGCTTTCCGCCTCCTCTTCGCCTGGAGAGACAAGATGGCCCGCCAAGAGGACGAGAGCACAGG GTACGTGCTGCCGAACCATATGCTGCTCAAGGTTTCCGAGGAGCTTCCCAA gGAGCCCCAGGGCATCATTGCCTGCTGCAACCCCGTCCCGCCCCTCGTTCGGCAACAGATTAATGAGCTCCACCTCCTGATCCAGCAGGCCAGAGAGATGCCTCTCCTCAAG TCCGAAGTCGCCGTTGGAGTGAAAAGGAGAGGGCCGCTTCGGAAGACGGAG AAGCCGGAAAACCACCTGTTTGGACCCCATGACGCCTCGCATGTCCCTGAAGCGGAGAAGCTGAACCACTCACCTCCAG TTCCTGGGCCAACTTTAGAATGTGCAAGTCTTTTTTCGGAATCGGAACGAGAGACGGACCAGACGGATGGCTTGCAGGGGTCCCTTCTCCTGAGAGCCAGCATCAGCATTTTTAAC GAGCCCgaaaggagaggggaagaaggagaggagagctTAACGGTCCCACAACGGAAAGCCCGCCGTATCATGGAGTCATTTGAAAACCCGTTTCGCATG TATTTGCCAGCCGAAGAGAGCTCTGCTCACGTCTCCCAGTCAGCCAAGTCCGATCCGTCGTCGAAAATCTACGAG ATCAGTAATCGGTGGAAGCTCCTAAGCCAGGCACAGCTTCAGAGGGGAACAAGGAAAGAAGCTGCAAAAAAGAAGCCGCTCCAGCAGCCAG TGGCGGCCGAGAAGGAGCGCAAGGAGGAAGCGGCCACGGCCGTCTCGGTTCGCCAGATGGTTGCG CTGGAGCAAGTTGGACGGAAGCGGGAGAAAGGAGAAAGCGACTCCGGGACAGAGACGCCTAAACAGGAGAGGAAAAAGGCCAAGCCCTCACAGCATCTGGAGGAACCAGAGACGCCAAAGACATTTACACCCTTTGATTACAGCAAATCTGACCTCCGGGGGTTTGccg AGAGCAGTAAACCCAAAGCGTCCTCACAGTTTGATCCTGCCAAGCAAATCCATACCGGCAAG AAAGGAGCTGGCAAAGTCCAGCAACCACCCGGTAGCCAAAGCATGTCTTATGTGACGGGGAAATCCAGCAG AGGTTTCCGACATAACTGGCCGAAGAGATAA
- the SRM gene encoding spermidine synthase, protein MASGLEGGGRSRPGSAAPETEGSPPGDSGGGGGLGLVEGGWFRETCSLWPGQALSLQVEAVLHHQRSPFQEILVFRSKTYGNVLVLDGVIQCTERDEFSYQEMIANLPLCSHPNPRKVLIIGGGDGGVLREVVKHPSVESVIQCEIDEDVIQASKKFLPGMAVGYSSPKLTLHVGDGFEFMKENQEAFDVIITDSSDPMGPAESLFKESYYQLMKTALREDGILCCQGECQWLHLDLIKEMRQFCKSLFPVVEYAFCTIPTYPSGQIGFMLCSKNPNTNFREPVQLLSQEKVDQMNLKYYNSEIHRAAFVLPEFARKALSTV, encoded by the exons ATGGCATCTGGGCTGGAAGGCGGAGGGAGGTCGCGGCCGGGCTCGGCAGCCCCGGAGACGGAGGGGAGCCCCCCCGGCGacagtggtggcggcggcggcctcggccTCGTCGAGGGCGGCTGGTTCCGGGAGACGTGCAGCCTCTGGCCCGGGCAGGCCCTCTCCTTGCAAGTGGAAGCCGTCCTCCATCACCAGCGCTCGCCCTTCCAGGAGATCCTGGTCTTCCGCAG caAAACATACGGGAACGTCTTGGTCCTTGACGGGGTCATTCAGTGCACGGAGAGGGATGAGTTTTCGTACCAAGAAATGATCGCCAACCTCCCCCTGTGCAGCCACCCGAACCCACGCAAG GTGCTCATTATCGGTGGTGGGGACGGAGGCGTCTTGCGGGAGGTGGTGAAGCACCCTTCGGTGGAGTCAGTAATACAGTGTGAAATTGACGAG GATGTGATCCAGGCGTCCAAGAAATTTCTCCCAGGAATGGCGGTGGGATACTCAAGCCCCAAGCTCACCTTACACGTCGGGGACGGCTTTGAGTTCATGAAGGAGAATCAAGAGGCGTTTGACGTCATCATCACTGACTCCTCAGACCCCATGG gtCCTGCTGAAAGTTTGTTCAAAGAGTCTTACTATCAGCTGATGAAGACGGCACTGCGGGAGGATGGCATTCTGTGCTGCCAGG GGGAATGCCAGTGGTTGCACCTCGACCTGATTAAGGAAATGCGTCAGTTCTGCAAATCCTTGTTCCCGGTGGTGGAGTATGCCTTCTGCACCATCCCGACCTACCCGAGCGGGCAAATTGGCTTCATGCTTTGTAGCAAGAATCCG AATACAAACTTCAGGGAACCGGTCCAGCTGTTGTCCCAAGAGAAAGTGGACCAGATGAACCTTAAGTATTACAACTCAGAGATCCACCGGGCAGCTTTCGTCCTGCCGGAATTTGCACGAAAG GCCCTGAGTACCGTGTGA